The following coding sequences are from one Molothrus aeneus isolate 106 chromosome Z, BPBGC_Maene_1.0, whole genome shotgun sequence window:
- the RAD1 gene encoding cell cycle checkpoint protein RAD1, producing the protein MPFSAQPPASGERYALSASLDNARHLSSLLRAVHFQDHATCLATASGLRVTVEDAKCIQANAFIQAEIFQEFSVQEESVMFRISLSVLLDCLTIFGTSSLPGTSTALRLCYRGYGYPLMLFLEEGGVVTVCKINTQEPEELLDFDFCSTKVVNKIILQSEGLREAFAELDMTSEVLQITMSPDKPYFRLSTFGNAGSAHLDYPRDSDLMEAFHCNQTQTNRYKISLLKPSTKALALSCKVSIRTDAQGFLSLQYMIRNEDGQICFVEYYCCPDENITEAEL; encoded by the exons ATGCCGTTCTCGGCACAGCCGCCCGCCAGCGGCGAGCGCTACGCGCTGTCGGCCAGCCTGGACAATGCCCGGCACCTGTCCAGCCTCCTGAGGGCCGTGCACTTCCAGGACCACGCCACCTGCCTCGCCACGGCCAGCGGGCTGCGCGTCACCGTGGAGGATGCCAAGTGTATCCAGGCCAACGCCTTCATCCAG GCAGaaatttttcaggaattttccGTTCAGGAGGAGTCTGTGATGTTCCGGATCAGTCTGTCTGTTCTTCTGGACTGCCTCACCATTTTTGGAACCAGCTCCTTGCCAG GAACATCAACGGCCCTTAGATTGTGTTACCGTGGTTATGGGTATCCCCTGATGCTGTTCTTGGAAGAAGGAGGAGTGGTAACAGTGTGCAAAATCAACACTCAAGAACCTGAGGAGTTGTTAGATTTTGATTTCTGCAGTACAAAGGTTGTTAATAAAATTATCCTGCAGTCAGAGGGACTGCGAGAGGCATTTGCTGAACTGGACATGACCAGTGAAGTTCTGCAGATTACCATGTCTCCAGATAAACCCTACTTCAG GTTATCCACTTTTGGAAATGCTGGAAGTGCACATCTAGACTACCCTAGGGACTCTGATTTGATGGAAGCATTCCACTGTAACCAGACCCAGACTAACAG ATACAAGATTTCTTTGCTTAAACCATCCACAAAGGCATTGGCTTTGTCTTGCAAAGTGTCCATTCGAACAGATGCTCAAGGATTTCTGTCACTGCAGTATATGATTAGGAATGAAGATGGACAGATCTGTTTTGTGGAATACTATTGTTGCCCTGATGAGAACATCACTGAAGCAGAACTGTAG
- the BRIX1 gene encoding ribosome biogenesis protein BRX1 homolog: MACGPMAAKRKRGALAAGKAKRARSAPSAGEAAPEGGPRDGSVPPQEYSIPPPVSQGKWKNKERVLIFSSRGINFRTRHLMQDLRTLMPHSKADTKMDRKDQLFVINEVCEMKNCNKCIFFEAKKKQDLYMWVSNTPQGPSAKFLVQNVHTLAELKMTGNCLRGSRPLLSFDPIFDREPHYALLKELFIQIFGTPQYHPKSQPFVDHVFTFTVTDERIWFRNYQIIEEDASLVEIGPRFVLNLIKIFQGSFGGPTLYENPHYQSPNMHRRLIRLSVAAKFREKQQVKEVQKIKKKGTKVLVEEDPTEVVFETPAEEKPVEIQLVKPESKPIVKDKKKLRKIQRKKQKKLFRTEGSA; this comes from the exons ATGGCGTGCGGACCGATGGCGGCCAAGAGGAAGCGTGGAGCGCTGGCCGCGGGGAAGGCGAAGCGCGCCAGGAGCGCCCCGAGCGCGGGCGAGGCGGCGCCGGAGGGCGGCCCGAGGGATGGCAGCGTCCCGCCGCAGGAATACAGCATCCCGCCGCCCGTGTCCCAG GGCAAATGGAAAAACAAGGAGCGAGTGCTGATATTCTCCTCTCGTGGAATTAATTTCAGAACAAGACACCTAATGCAGGACTTAAGGACATTGATGCCTCACTCTAAAGCAG ATACAAAAATGGACCGTAAAGACCAGTTATTTGTAATCAATGAG GTGTGTGAAATGAAAAACTGCAATAAGTGCATCTTTTTTGAAGCCAAAAAGAAACAGGATCTTTACATGTG GGTTTCAAACACACCACAGGGACCATCTGCTAAATTCTTGGTGCAGAATG TTCACACACTGGCTGAATTGAAGATGACAGGAAATTGCCTAAGGGGCTCAAGACCCCTTTTGTCTTTTGATCCA atATTTGACCGGGAGCCACACTATGCCCTGCTAAAAGAATTGTTTATTCAG ATATTTGGTACACCACAGTACCACCCCAAAAGCCAGCCTTTTGTTGATCATGTCTTCACCTTCACCGTCACTGATGAAAGGATCTGGTTTCGCAATTACCAG ATAATAGAAGAAGATGCATCTCTAGTAGAAATTGGGCCTCGTTTTGTCCTGAACCTCATAAAAATCTTCCAAGGTAGCTTTGGAGGACCAACTCTCTACGAAAATCCTCATTACCAGTCCCCAAATATG CATCGCCGCCTGATAAGATTGTCAGTGGCAGCTAAGTTTAGAGAGAAGCAGCAGGTGAAAGAAGTGcagaagataaagaaaaaagggacTAAGGTCCTTGTTGAAGAAGATCCTACTGAAGTAGTCTTTGAAACTCCAGCTGAAGAGAAGCCAGTGGAAATACAGCTTGTGAAACCAGAGTCAAAGCCAATTGTTAAAGATAAGAAGAAGCTACGCaaaattcagaggaaaaagcaaaaaaagctaTTCAGAACTGAAGGATCTGCTTAG